A portion of the Canis lupus baileyi chromosome 6, mCanLup2.hap1, whole genome shotgun sequence genome contains these proteins:
- the MBD1 gene encoding methyl-CpG-binding domain protein 1 isoform X1 — protein sequence MAPMAEDWLDCPALGPGWKRREVFRKSGATCGRSDTYYQSPTGDRIRSKVELTRYLGPACDLTLFDFKQGILCYPAPKAPSLDVPGRKRKKPSRPAKTQKRQVGPQKGEVRKEAPGDETKAVADTALASLPAPGCCENCGISFSGDGTRRQRLKTLCKDCRAQRIAFNREQRMFKRVGCGECAACQVTEDCGACSTCLLQLPHEVASGLFCKCERRRCLRIVERSRGCGVCRGCQTREDCGHCRVCLRPPRPGLRRQWRCVQRRCLRRCQRRPPLAVAPPAGKRSRRRGGCDSKMAARRRSRTQPLPPVPPSQPPESPELHPRALAPSPPAEFIYYCVDEDELQPYTNRRQNRKCGACAACLRRMDCGHCDFCCDKPKFGGNNQKRQKCRWRQCLQFAMKRLLPSVWAGSEDGAGPPPSYSRRKRPGSTRRPRLGQILKTSLTTPTALSGCAQTPVKQETDSGFVLPPPGTDLVFLREGAGSPVQVPGPAATSTEALLQEAQCPGLSWVVALPQVKQEKADAQEDWTPGTAILTSPVLLSGCPSKAVDPGLPPVKQEPLDPEEDKEEENKDDSASDSAPEEEAGGAGTPVITEIFSLGGTRLRDTAVWLPSLQGRQSGREDGYKVWETEDTLACTRTSWNQRGWPRTHVSVSPPPTSMMWVSCRRSWCPSSQS from the exons ATGGCCCCCATGGCTGAGGACTGGCTGGATTGCCCAGCCTTGGGCCCTGGCTGGAAGCGCCGTGAGGTCTTTCGAAAATCAGGTGCCACCTGTGGACGCTCAGACACCTATTACCAGAG CCCCACAGGAGACAGGATCCGAAGCAAAGTTGAGCTGACCCGATACCTGGGCCCTGCGTGTGACCTCACCCTCTTCGACTTCAAACAAGGCATTCTGTGCTATCCAGCCCCTAAG GCCCCGTCCTTAGATGTCCCTGGCAGGAAGCGGAAGAAGCCTTCACGGCCAGCCAAGACTCAGAAACGTCAGGTTGGACCCCAGAAGGGTGAAGTCAGGAAGGAGGCCCCAGGAGATGAGACCAAGGCTGTTGCTGACACAGCTCTAGCTTCACTCCCTGCACCTGG GTGCTGTGAAAACTGTGGAATCAGCTTCTCAGGAGATGGTACCCGAAGACAGCGGCTCAAGACGTTATGCAAGGACTGCCGAG cGCAGAGAATTGCTTTCAATAGGGAGCAAAGGATGTTTAAG CGTGTGGGCTGCGGGGAGTGTGCGGCCTGCCAGGTAACCGAGGACTGTGGGGCCTGCTCCACCTGCCTTCTGCAGCTGCCCCATGAGGTGGCCTCGGGGCTGTTCTGCAAATGTGAGCGGAGACGGTGCCTCAGGATTGTGGAAAGG AGCCGAGGGTGTGGAGTGTGCCGGGGCTGTCAGACACGAGAGGACTGTGGCCATTGTCGAGTCTGCCTTCGCCCTCCCCGCCCTGGTCTCAGGCGCCAGTGGAGGTGCGTCCAGCGGCGCTGCTTACGG CGATGTCAACGACGTCCTCCCCTAGCCGTGGCTCCCCCTGCT GGTAAACGTAGCCGCCGTAGAGGAGGCTGTGACTCCAAGATGGCTGCCCGGCGGCGCTCCCGAACCCAGCCACTGCCTCCAGTTCCCCCATCACAGCCTCCAGAGTCCCCAGagctg CACCCCAGAGCCCTGGCCCCCTCGCCACCTGCCGAGTTCATCTATTACTGTGTAGACGAGGACGAGCTA CAGCCTTACACGAACCGCCGGCAGAACCGCAAGTGTGGGGCCTGTGCCGCCTGCCTACGCCGGATGGACTGTGGTCACTGCGACTTCTGCTGTGACAAGCCCAAATTTGGGGGCAACAACCAGAAGCGCCAGAAGTGTCGTTGGCGCCAATGCCTACAGTTTGCCATG AAGCGGCTGCTGCCTAGCGTCTGGGCAGGATCTGAGGATGGGGCAGGGCCACCACCATCTTACTCTCGTCGAAAGAGACCTGGTTCTACTCGACGGCCTCGTCTGGGCCAGATACTGAAGACCTCCTTGACTACACCCACAGCCCTATCAGGCTGTGCCCAGACTCCAGTGAAACAGGAAACGGACAGTGGCTTTGTGCTCCCCCCACCTGGCACCGACCTTGTGTTCTTACGGGAAGGTGCAGGCAGTCCTGTGCAGGTGCCTGGCCCTGCTGCAACTTCCACAGAAGCCCTGTTGCAG GAGGCCCAGTGCCCTGGCCTGAGTTGGGTTGTGGCCTTACCCCAGGTGAAGCAAGAGAAGGCGGATGCCCAGGAAGACTGGACACCGGGCACAGCCATCCTGACTTCTCCTGTATTGCTGTCTGGCTGCCCCAGCAAG GCAGTAGACCCAGGCCTGCCACCTGTGAAGCAAGAGCCACTGGACCctgaggaggacaaggaggaagaGAACAAGGATGATTCCGCCTCCGACTCGGccccagaggaggaggcaggaggggctggcACACCCGTG ATCACGGAGATTTTCAGCCTGGGTGGAACCCGCCTCCGGGACACAGCAGTCTGGTTGCCAAG TCTGCAGGGCAGGCAATCAGGAAGGGAAGATGGATATAAAGTGTGGGAGACGGAGGACACTTTGGCGTGCACGAGAACGAGCTGGAACCAGCGAGGATGGCCTAGAACCCATGTCAGTGTCTCACCACCTCCAACTTCGATGATGTGGGTGTCCTGCAGAAGAAGCTGGTGCCCTTCATCACAGAGTTAA
- the MBD1 gene encoding methyl-CpG-binding domain protein 1 isoform X13: MAPMAEDWLDCPALGPGWKRREVFRKSGATCGRSDTYYQSPTGDRIRSKVELTRYLGPACDLTLFDFKQGILCYPAPKAPSLDVPGRKRKKPSRPAKTQKRQVGPQKGEVRKEAPGDETKAVADTALASLPAPGCCENCGISFSGDGTRRQRLKTLCKDCRAQRIAFNREQRMFKRVGCGECAACQVTEDCGACSTCLLQLPHEVASGLFCKCERRRCLRIVERSRGCGVCRGCQTREDCGHCRVCLRPPRPGLRRQWRCVQRRCLRHLAHRLRRHHQRCQRRPPLAVAPPAGKRSRRRGGCDSKMAARRRSRTQPLPPVPPSQPPESPELHPRALAPSPPAEFIYYCVDEDELQPYTNRRQNRKCGACAACLRRMDCGHCDFCCDKPKFGGNNQKRQKCRWRQCLQFAMKRLLPSVWAGSEDGAGPPPSYSRRKRPGSTRRPRLGQILKTSLTTPTALSGCAQTPVKQETDSGFVLPPPGTDLVFLREGAGSPVQVPGPAATSTEALLQAVDPGLPPVKQEPLDPEEDKEEENKDDSASDSAPEEEAGGAGTPVITEIFSLGGTRLRDTAVWLPSLQGRQSGREDGYKVWETEDTLACTRTSWNQRGWPRTHVSVSPPPTSMMWVSCRRSWCPSSQS; this comes from the exons ATGGCCCCCATGGCTGAGGACTGGCTGGATTGCCCAGCCTTGGGCCCTGGCTGGAAGCGCCGTGAGGTCTTTCGAAAATCAGGTGCCACCTGTGGACGCTCAGACACCTATTACCAGAG CCCCACAGGAGACAGGATCCGAAGCAAAGTTGAGCTGACCCGATACCTGGGCCCTGCGTGTGACCTCACCCTCTTCGACTTCAAACAAGGCATTCTGTGCTATCCAGCCCCTAAG GCCCCGTCCTTAGATGTCCCTGGCAGGAAGCGGAAGAAGCCTTCACGGCCAGCCAAGACTCAGAAACGTCAGGTTGGACCCCAGAAGGGTGAAGTCAGGAAGGAGGCCCCAGGAGATGAGACCAAGGCTGTTGCTGACACAGCTCTAGCTTCACTCCCTGCACCTGG GTGCTGTGAAAACTGTGGAATCAGCTTCTCAGGAGATGGTACCCGAAGACAGCGGCTCAAGACGTTATGCAAGGACTGCCGAG cGCAGAGAATTGCTTTCAATAGGGAGCAAAGGATGTTTAAG CGTGTGGGCTGCGGGGAGTGTGCGGCCTGCCAGGTAACCGAGGACTGTGGGGCCTGCTCCACCTGCCTTCTGCAGCTGCCCCATGAGGTGGCCTCGGGGCTGTTCTGCAAATGTGAGCGGAGACGGTGCCTCAGGATTGTGGAAAGG AGCCGAGGGTGTGGAGTGTGCCGGGGCTGTCAGACACGAGAGGACTGTGGCCATTGTCGAGTCTGCCTTCGCCCTCCCCGCCCTGGTCTCAGGCGCCAGTGGAGGTGCGTCCAGCGGCGCTGCTTACGG CACCTTGCCCACCGTCTCCGTCGCCACCATCAGCGATGTCAACGACGTCCTCCCCTAGCCGTGGCTCCCCCTGCT GGTAAACGTAGCCGCCGTAGAGGAGGCTGTGACTCCAAGATGGCTGCCCGGCGGCGCTCCCGAACCCAGCCACTGCCTCCAGTTCCCCCATCACAGCCTCCAGAGTCCCCAGagctg CACCCCAGAGCCCTGGCCCCCTCGCCACCTGCCGAGTTCATCTATTACTGTGTAGACGAGGACGAGCTA CAGCCTTACACGAACCGCCGGCAGAACCGCAAGTGTGGGGCCTGTGCCGCCTGCCTACGCCGGATGGACTGTGGTCACTGCGACTTCTGCTGTGACAAGCCCAAATTTGGGGGCAACAACCAGAAGCGCCAGAAGTGTCGTTGGCGCCAATGCCTACAGTTTGCCATG AAGCGGCTGCTGCCTAGCGTCTGGGCAGGATCTGAGGATGGGGCAGGGCCACCACCATCTTACTCTCGTCGAAAGAGACCTGGTTCTACTCGACGGCCTCGTCTGGGCCAGATACTGAAGACCTCCTTGACTACACCCACAGCCCTATCAGGCTGTGCCCAGACTCCAGTGAAACAGGAAACGGACAGTGGCTTTGTGCTCCCCCCACCTGGCACCGACCTTGTGTTCTTACGGGAAGGTGCAGGCAGTCCTGTGCAGGTGCCTGGCCCTGCTGCAACTTCCACAGAAGCCCTGTTGCAG GCAGTAGACCCAGGCCTGCCACCTGTGAAGCAAGAGCCACTGGACCctgaggaggacaaggaggaagaGAACAAGGATGATTCCGCCTCCGACTCGGccccagaggaggaggcaggaggggctggcACACCCGTG ATCACGGAGATTTTCAGCCTGGGTGGAACCCGCCTCCGGGACACAGCAGTCTGGTTGCCAAG TCTGCAGGGCAGGCAATCAGGAAGGGAAGATGGATATAAAGTGTGGGAGACGGAGGACACTTTGGCGTGCACGAGAACGAGCTGGAACCAGCGAGGATGGCCTAGAACCCATGTCAGTGTCTCACCACCTCCAACTTCGATGATGTGGGTGTCCTGCAGAAGAAGCTGGTGCCCTTCATCACAGAGTTAA
- the MBD1 gene encoding methyl-CpG-binding domain protein 1 isoform X27: MAPMAEDWLDCPALGPGWKRREVFRKSGATCGRSDTYYQSPTGDRIRSKVELTRYLGPACDLTLFDFKQGILCYPAPKAPSLDVPGRKRKKPSRPAKTQKRQVGPQKGEVRKEAPGDETKAVADTALASLPAPGCCENCGISFSGDGTRRQRLKTLCKDCRAQRIAFNREQRMFKRVGCGECAACQVTEDCGACSTCLLQLPHEVASGLFCKCERRRCLRIVERSRGCGVCRGCQTREDCGHCRVCLRPPRPGLRRQWRCVQRRCLRGKRSRRRGGCDSKMAARRRSRTQPLPPVPPSQPPESPELHPRALAPSPPAEFIYYCVDEDELQPYTNRRQNRKCGACAACLRRMDCGHCDFCCDKPKFGGNNQKRQKCRWRQCLQFAMKRLLPSVWAGSEDGAGPPPSYSRRKRPGSTRRPRLGQILKTSLTTPTALSGCAQTPVKQETDSGFVLPPPGTDLVFLREGAGSPVQVPGPAATSTEALLQAVDPGLPPVKQEPLDPEEDKEEENKDDSASDSAPEEEAGGAGTPVITEIFSLGGTRLRDTAVWLPSLQGRQSGREDGYKVWETEDTLACTRTSWNQRGWPRTHVSVSPPPTSMMWVSCRRSWCPSSQS; the protein is encoded by the exons ATGGCCCCCATGGCTGAGGACTGGCTGGATTGCCCAGCCTTGGGCCCTGGCTGGAAGCGCCGTGAGGTCTTTCGAAAATCAGGTGCCACCTGTGGACGCTCAGACACCTATTACCAGAG CCCCACAGGAGACAGGATCCGAAGCAAAGTTGAGCTGACCCGATACCTGGGCCCTGCGTGTGACCTCACCCTCTTCGACTTCAAACAAGGCATTCTGTGCTATCCAGCCCCTAAG GCCCCGTCCTTAGATGTCCCTGGCAGGAAGCGGAAGAAGCCTTCACGGCCAGCCAAGACTCAGAAACGTCAGGTTGGACCCCAGAAGGGTGAAGTCAGGAAGGAGGCCCCAGGAGATGAGACCAAGGCTGTTGCTGACACAGCTCTAGCTTCACTCCCTGCACCTGG GTGCTGTGAAAACTGTGGAATCAGCTTCTCAGGAGATGGTACCCGAAGACAGCGGCTCAAGACGTTATGCAAGGACTGCCGAG cGCAGAGAATTGCTTTCAATAGGGAGCAAAGGATGTTTAAG CGTGTGGGCTGCGGGGAGTGTGCGGCCTGCCAGGTAACCGAGGACTGTGGGGCCTGCTCCACCTGCCTTCTGCAGCTGCCCCATGAGGTGGCCTCGGGGCTGTTCTGCAAATGTGAGCGGAGACGGTGCCTCAGGATTGTGGAAAGG AGCCGAGGGTGTGGAGTGTGCCGGGGCTGTCAGACACGAGAGGACTGTGGCCATTGTCGAGTCTGCCTTCGCCCTCCCCGCCCTGGTCTCAGGCGCCAGTGGAGGTGCGTCCAGCGGCGCTGCTTACGG GGTAAACGTAGCCGCCGTAGAGGAGGCTGTGACTCCAAGATGGCTGCCCGGCGGCGCTCCCGAACCCAGCCACTGCCTCCAGTTCCCCCATCACAGCCTCCAGAGTCCCCAGagctg CACCCCAGAGCCCTGGCCCCCTCGCCACCTGCCGAGTTCATCTATTACTGTGTAGACGAGGACGAGCTA CAGCCTTACACGAACCGCCGGCAGAACCGCAAGTGTGGGGCCTGTGCCGCCTGCCTACGCCGGATGGACTGTGGTCACTGCGACTTCTGCTGTGACAAGCCCAAATTTGGGGGCAACAACCAGAAGCGCCAGAAGTGTCGTTGGCGCCAATGCCTACAGTTTGCCATG AAGCGGCTGCTGCCTAGCGTCTGGGCAGGATCTGAGGATGGGGCAGGGCCACCACCATCTTACTCTCGTCGAAAGAGACCTGGTTCTACTCGACGGCCTCGTCTGGGCCAGATACTGAAGACCTCCTTGACTACACCCACAGCCCTATCAGGCTGTGCCCAGACTCCAGTGAAACAGGAAACGGACAGTGGCTTTGTGCTCCCCCCACCTGGCACCGACCTTGTGTTCTTACGGGAAGGTGCAGGCAGTCCTGTGCAGGTGCCTGGCCCTGCTGCAACTTCCACAGAAGCCCTGTTGCAG GCAGTAGACCCAGGCCTGCCACCTGTGAAGCAAGAGCCACTGGACCctgaggaggacaaggaggaagaGAACAAGGATGATTCCGCCTCCGACTCGGccccagaggaggaggcaggaggggctggcACACCCGTG ATCACGGAGATTTTCAGCCTGGGTGGAACCCGCCTCCGGGACACAGCAGTCTGGTTGCCAAG TCTGCAGGGCAGGCAATCAGGAAGGGAAGATGGATATAAAGTGTGGGAGACGGAGGACACTTTGGCGTGCACGAGAACGAGCTGGAACCAGCGAGGATGGCCTAGAACCCATGTCAGTGTCTCACCACCTCCAACTTCGATGATGTGGGTGTCCTGCAGAAGAAGCTGGTGCCCTTCATCACAGAGTTAA
- the MBD1 gene encoding methyl-CpG-binding domain protein 1 isoform X34: MAPMAEDWLDCPALGPGWKRREVFRKSGATCGRSDTYYQSPTGDRIRSKVELTRYLGPACDLTLFDFKQGILCYPAPKAPSLDVPGRKRKKPSRPAKTQKRQVGPQKGEVRKEAPGDETKAVADTALASLPAPGCCENCGISFSGDGTRRQRLKTLCKDCRAQRIAFNREQRMFKRVGCGECAACQVTEDCGACSTCLLQLPHEVASGLFCKCERRRCLRIVERSRGCGVCRGCQTREDCGHCRVCLRPPRPGLRRQWRCVQRRCLRGKRSRRRGGCDSKMAARRRSRTQPLPPVPPSQPPESPELQPYTNRRQNRKCGACAACLRRMDCGHCDFCCDKPKFGGNNQKRQKCRWRQCLQFAMKRLLPSVWAGSEDGAGPPPSYSRRKRPGSTRRPRLGQILKTSLTTPTALSGCAQTPVKQETDSGFVLPPPGTDLVFLREGAGSPVQVPGPAATSTEALLQAVDPGLPPVKQEPLDPEEDKEEENKDDSASDSAPEEEAGGAGTPVITEIFSLGGTRLRDTAVWLPSLQGRQSGREDGYKVWETEDTLACTRTSWNQRGWPRTHVSVSPPPTSMMWVSCRRSWCPSSQS; encoded by the exons ATGGCCCCCATGGCTGAGGACTGGCTGGATTGCCCAGCCTTGGGCCCTGGCTGGAAGCGCCGTGAGGTCTTTCGAAAATCAGGTGCCACCTGTGGACGCTCAGACACCTATTACCAGAG CCCCACAGGAGACAGGATCCGAAGCAAAGTTGAGCTGACCCGATACCTGGGCCCTGCGTGTGACCTCACCCTCTTCGACTTCAAACAAGGCATTCTGTGCTATCCAGCCCCTAAG GCCCCGTCCTTAGATGTCCCTGGCAGGAAGCGGAAGAAGCCTTCACGGCCAGCCAAGACTCAGAAACGTCAGGTTGGACCCCAGAAGGGTGAAGTCAGGAAGGAGGCCCCAGGAGATGAGACCAAGGCTGTTGCTGACACAGCTCTAGCTTCACTCCCTGCACCTGG GTGCTGTGAAAACTGTGGAATCAGCTTCTCAGGAGATGGTACCCGAAGACAGCGGCTCAAGACGTTATGCAAGGACTGCCGAG cGCAGAGAATTGCTTTCAATAGGGAGCAAAGGATGTTTAAG CGTGTGGGCTGCGGGGAGTGTGCGGCCTGCCAGGTAACCGAGGACTGTGGGGCCTGCTCCACCTGCCTTCTGCAGCTGCCCCATGAGGTGGCCTCGGGGCTGTTCTGCAAATGTGAGCGGAGACGGTGCCTCAGGATTGTGGAAAGG AGCCGAGGGTGTGGAGTGTGCCGGGGCTGTCAGACACGAGAGGACTGTGGCCATTGTCGAGTCTGCCTTCGCCCTCCCCGCCCTGGTCTCAGGCGCCAGTGGAGGTGCGTCCAGCGGCGCTGCTTACGG GGTAAACGTAGCCGCCGTAGAGGAGGCTGTGACTCCAAGATGGCTGCCCGGCGGCGCTCCCGAACCCAGCCACTGCCTCCAGTTCCCCCATCACAGCCTCCAGAGTCCCCAGagctg CAGCCTTACACGAACCGCCGGCAGAACCGCAAGTGTGGGGCCTGTGCCGCCTGCCTACGCCGGATGGACTGTGGTCACTGCGACTTCTGCTGTGACAAGCCCAAATTTGGGGGCAACAACCAGAAGCGCCAGAAGTGTCGTTGGCGCCAATGCCTACAGTTTGCCATG AAGCGGCTGCTGCCTAGCGTCTGGGCAGGATCTGAGGATGGGGCAGGGCCACCACCATCTTACTCTCGTCGAAAGAGACCTGGTTCTACTCGACGGCCTCGTCTGGGCCAGATACTGAAGACCTCCTTGACTACACCCACAGCCCTATCAGGCTGTGCCCAGACTCCAGTGAAACAGGAAACGGACAGTGGCTTTGTGCTCCCCCCACCTGGCACCGACCTTGTGTTCTTACGGGAAGGTGCAGGCAGTCCTGTGCAGGTGCCTGGCCCTGCTGCAACTTCCACAGAAGCCCTGTTGCAG GCAGTAGACCCAGGCCTGCCACCTGTGAAGCAAGAGCCACTGGACCctgaggaggacaaggaggaagaGAACAAGGATGATTCCGCCTCCGACTCGGccccagaggaggaggcaggaggggctggcACACCCGTG ATCACGGAGATTTTCAGCCTGGGTGGAACCCGCCTCCGGGACACAGCAGTCTGGTTGCCAAG TCTGCAGGGCAGGCAATCAGGAAGGGAAGATGGATATAAAGTGTGGGAGACGGAGGACACTTTGGCGTGCACGAGAACGAGCTGGAACCAGCGAGGATGGCCTAGAACCCATGTCAGTGTCTCACCACCTCCAACTTCGATGATGTGGGTGTCCTGCAGAAGAAGCTGGTGCCCTTCATCACAGAGTTAA
- the MBD1 gene encoding methyl-CpG-binding domain protein 1 isoform X10 → MAPMAEDWLDCPALGPGWKRREVFRKSGATCGRSDTYYQSPTGDRIRSKVELTRYLGPACDLTLFDFKQGILCYPAPKAPSLDVPGRKRKKPSRPAKTQKRQVGPQKGEVRKEAPGDETKAVADTALASLPAPGCCENCGISFSGDGTRRQRLKTLCKDCRAQRIAFNREQRMFKRVGCGECAACQVTEDCGACSTCLLQLPHEVASGLFCKCERRRCLRIVERSRGCGVCRGCQTREDCGHCRVCLRPPRPGLRRQWRCVQRRCLRGKRSRRRGGCDSKMAARRRSRTQPLPPVPPSQPPESPELHPRALAPSPPAEFIYYCVDEDELQPYTNRRQNRKCGACAACLRRMDCGHCDFCCDKPKFGGNNQKRQKCRWRQCLQFAMKRLLPSVWAGSEDGAGPPPSYSRRKRPGSTRRPRLGQILKTSLTTPTALSGCAQTPVKQETDSGFVLPPPGTDLVFLREGAGSPVQVPGPAATSTEALLQVKQEKADAQEDWTPGTAILTSPVLLSGCPSKAVDPGLPPVKQEPLDPEEDKEEENKDDSASDSAPEEEAGGAGTPVITEIFSLGGTRLRDTAVWLPSLQGRQSGREDGYKVWETEDTLACTRTSWNQRGWPRTHVSVSPPPTSMMWVSCRRSWCPSSQS, encoded by the exons ATGGCCCCCATGGCTGAGGACTGGCTGGATTGCCCAGCCTTGGGCCCTGGCTGGAAGCGCCGTGAGGTCTTTCGAAAATCAGGTGCCACCTGTGGACGCTCAGACACCTATTACCAGAG CCCCACAGGAGACAGGATCCGAAGCAAAGTTGAGCTGACCCGATACCTGGGCCCTGCGTGTGACCTCACCCTCTTCGACTTCAAACAAGGCATTCTGTGCTATCCAGCCCCTAAG GCCCCGTCCTTAGATGTCCCTGGCAGGAAGCGGAAGAAGCCTTCACGGCCAGCCAAGACTCAGAAACGTCAGGTTGGACCCCAGAAGGGTGAAGTCAGGAAGGAGGCCCCAGGAGATGAGACCAAGGCTGTTGCTGACACAGCTCTAGCTTCACTCCCTGCACCTGG GTGCTGTGAAAACTGTGGAATCAGCTTCTCAGGAGATGGTACCCGAAGACAGCGGCTCAAGACGTTATGCAAGGACTGCCGAG cGCAGAGAATTGCTTTCAATAGGGAGCAAAGGATGTTTAAG CGTGTGGGCTGCGGGGAGTGTGCGGCCTGCCAGGTAACCGAGGACTGTGGGGCCTGCTCCACCTGCCTTCTGCAGCTGCCCCATGAGGTGGCCTCGGGGCTGTTCTGCAAATGTGAGCGGAGACGGTGCCTCAGGATTGTGGAAAGG AGCCGAGGGTGTGGAGTGTGCCGGGGCTGTCAGACACGAGAGGACTGTGGCCATTGTCGAGTCTGCCTTCGCCCTCCCCGCCCTGGTCTCAGGCGCCAGTGGAGGTGCGTCCAGCGGCGCTGCTTACGG GGTAAACGTAGCCGCCGTAGAGGAGGCTGTGACTCCAAGATGGCTGCCCGGCGGCGCTCCCGAACCCAGCCACTGCCTCCAGTTCCCCCATCACAGCCTCCAGAGTCCCCAGagctg CACCCCAGAGCCCTGGCCCCCTCGCCACCTGCCGAGTTCATCTATTACTGTGTAGACGAGGACGAGCTA CAGCCTTACACGAACCGCCGGCAGAACCGCAAGTGTGGGGCCTGTGCCGCCTGCCTACGCCGGATGGACTGTGGTCACTGCGACTTCTGCTGTGACAAGCCCAAATTTGGGGGCAACAACCAGAAGCGCCAGAAGTGTCGTTGGCGCCAATGCCTACAGTTTGCCATG AAGCGGCTGCTGCCTAGCGTCTGGGCAGGATCTGAGGATGGGGCAGGGCCACCACCATCTTACTCTCGTCGAAAGAGACCTGGTTCTACTCGACGGCCTCGTCTGGGCCAGATACTGAAGACCTCCTTGACTACACCCACAGCCCTATCAGGCTGTGCCCAGACTCCAGTGAAACAGGAAACGGACAGTGGCTTTGTGCTCCCCCCACCTGGCACCGACCTTGTGTTCTTACGGGAAGGTGCAGGCAGTCCTGTGCAGGTGCCTGGCCCTGCTGCAACTTCCACAGAAGCCCTGTTGCAG GTGAAGCAAGAGAAGGCGGATGCCCAGGAAGACTGGACACCGGGCACAGCCATCCTGACTTCTCCTGTATTGCTGTCTGGCTGCCCCAGCAAG GCAGTAGACCCAGGCCTGCCACCTGTGAAGCAAGAGCCACTGGACCctgaggaggacaaggaggaagaGAACAAGGATGATTCCGCCTCCGACTCGGccccagaggaggaggcaggaggggctggcACACCCGTG ATCACGGAGATTTTCAGCCTGGGTGGAACCCGCCTCCGGGACACAGCAGTCTGGTTGCCAAG TCTGCAGGGCAGGCAATCAGGAAGGGAAGATGGATATAAAGTGTGGGAGACGGAGGACACTTTGGCGTGCACGAGAACGAGCTGGAACCAGCGAGGATGGCCTAGAACCCATGTCAGTGTCTCACCACCTCCAACTTCGATGATGTGGGTGTCCTGCAGAAGAAGCTGGTGCCCTTCATCACAGAGTTAA